Proteins found in one Fusarium oxysporum Fo47 chromosome V, complete sequence genomic segment:
- a CDS encoding transcription factor (involved in conidiation), which produces MNQGHPQPDMYYSPHYSTPQYGYGYSTNGAPTTAVSTPMPAPQNVLPVPSALSNQGAMQQPGYSNSSNNGAFDTTGQHNPPGMKPRVTATLWEDEGSLCFQVEARGICVARREDNHMINGTKLLNVAGMTRGRRDGILKSEKVRHVVKIGPMHLKGVWIPYDRALDFANKEKITELLFPLFVHNIGALLYHPSNSNRTSQVMAAAERRKHEGLGGQRPAAPNALPSIGQHHPMMPGLPTGGYVPQSLANGPQSLASTPQPLTNGSQPPMPNGGGMLKRGREEEEDLHRPVSNGHDPMSNMHAMSNGYPQQPPLANVHQPPMQNGGDMLKRGRDEDDEVHRSAHTAHDTMNNMPGSMPGLSNAYAQPLPNVHHQPLANGDGGMLKRGRDEDDDVHRSSPNGHDSAGNFEVKRRKTITSNDSMVSPGGFYTLHNGYGQPGVMNGMSPYKRRDDEAETPRPGPNVHDHLNNFDLKRHKTMETSVPAPQYDAMNRPHSSIGTSPTYAPAPVYDNLARPASTVAASPSYPSAPVYDTGARPPSAISAPRRQQSFG; this is translated from the exons ATGAACCAAGGCCATCCCCAGCCAGACATGTATTATTCACCCCATTACTCGACACCACAGTACGGCTATGGTTATTCTACAAATGGTGCTCCAACTACTGCGGTCTCCACTCCTATGCCCGCGCCCCAGAATGTACTGCCAGTACCTTCAGCGCTCAGCAACCAAGGAGCAATGCAGCAGCCAGGTTACAGTAACAGTAGTAATAATGGCGCTTTCGACACAACTGGCCAGCATAATCCCCCCGGTATGAAGCCCAGAGTCACGGCTACCCTGtgggaagatgaaggcagCCTCTGCTTCCAGGTGGAAGCTAGAGGTATATGTGTAGCACGGAGAGAAG ATAACCACATGATTAACGGCACGAAACTATTAAACGTCGCTGGCATGACTCGAGGTCGAAGGGACGGCATCTTGAAAAGCGAAAAGGTTCGCCACGTCGTCAAGATTGGTCCCATGCACTTAAAAGGTGTCTG GATTCCTTACGACCGTGCACTAGACTTTGCgaacaaggagaagatcaCAGAGCTCCTTTTCCCCTTGTTTGTCCACAACATAGGGGCACTCCTTTATCATCCGTCGAACTCGAACCGGACCAGTCAGGTCATGGCAGCTGCCGAGCGCCGCAAGCACGAAGGACTCGGTGGTCAGAGACCCGCTGCTCCCAATGCTTTGCCCTCAATTGGACAGCACCACCCCATGATGCCTGGTTTGCCAACCGGGGGATACGTTCCTCAGTCCCTTGCAAATGGTCCTCAGTCTCTTGCAAGCACTCCCCAGCCTCTCACAAATGGTTCCCAGCCTCCCATGCCAAATGGAGGTGGTATGCTCAAacgaggacgagaagaagaagaagatctgcACCGACCAGTCTCTAATGGACATGATCCTATGAGTAACATGCATGCAATGTCTAATGGATACCCTCAACAGCCTCCCCTTGCGAATGTACATCAGCCTCCTATGCAGAATGGAGGAGATATGCTCAAGCGGGgcagagatgaagatgatgaggttcATAGGTCAGCGCATACTGCACACGACACCATGAACAACATGCCTGGTAGCATGCCTGGTCTGTCGAATGCATATGCTCAGCCTCTACCGAACgttcatcatcagcctctTGCTAATGGAGACGGGGGTATGCTCAAGCGAGgtcgagatgaggatgatgatgttcaCCGATCAAGTCCCAATGGACATGATTCCGCAGGCAACTTCGAAGTAAAGCGGCGTAAAACCATAACATCGAATGACAGCATGGTTTCTCCTGGCGGATTTTACACCCTGCACAACGGGTATGGTCAGCCCGGTGTCATGAATGGCATGAGTCCATACAAACGACGAGATGATGAGGCGGAGACGCCACGACCTGGCCCAAATGTACATGATCACTTGAACAACTTCGACCTGAAGCGACACAAGACCATGGAGACGAGTGTCCCTGCTCCCCAGTATGACGCCATGAACCGCCCTCATTCTAGCATCGGCACCTCTCCTACCTATGCCCCTGCTCCTGTTTATGACAACTTGGCTCGACCTGCATCCACTGTTGCTGCGTCTCCTTCGTATCCTTCTGCCCCGGTGTATGATACTGGCGCTCGGCCTCCCTCTGCCATTAGCGCTCCTCGAAGACAACAATCTTTCGGTTAG
- a CDS encoding uncharacterized protein (expressed protein), giving the protein MSIPPCLISNSSGYKRWFSLSKHPKKAVSLSDVVHGCATVQVAFVSRQFVVGWTFLICLSGCVIAFLWPCRVGVVLCASSVLRCRVVFVIVCSCRFNAIRRLSTLG; this is encoded by the coding sequence ATGTCAATTCCTCCTTGTCTCATCAGTAATTCTTCAGGCTATAAACGATGGTTCTCGTTATCAAAGCATCCAAAAAAGGCTGTGAGTCTATCTGATGTCGTCCACGGCTGCGCTACAGTTCAGGTTGCCTTTGTGTCGCGTCAGTTTGTTGTGGGCTGGACTTTTCTCATTTGTCTATCTGGTTGTGTTATTGCTTTCCTGTGGCCGTGTCGTGTCGGTGTCGTGTTATGTGCTAGCAGTGTGTTGCGCTGTCGTGTTGTCTTTGTTATTGTGTGCTCTTGTCGCTTCAACGCCATTCGTCGGCTTTCAACTCTTGGTTGA